CTGTACAAAAATATCAAGTGAAAAAGGCAGTTGGGATAGACATCAACCCAGAACGGATTAAAGAAGCAAAGGAAAACGCTAAAAAAGCAGGCGTAACAGACCGCGTGACGTTTCTCAATCAAGACCTGTTTAAGAGCGACTTCAGCGATGCAACTGTCGTAACGCTTTATTTGTTGCCCGAACTTAATGTTAAGCTCAGACCGCAGCTATTTAAACAGCTCAAACCTGGGACTCGTATCGTGTCTCATGCGTTTGATATGGGCGATTGGAAGCCAGAAAAAACCTTGCAGACTCCTGGTGGTTCTACCATTTATTACTGGGTAATTCCTAAAGAGATTCCTAAGAATTTAGGTGACGGTTAAATTTAATGGCGTTACACGCTGCGAAAATTAGGATTTCGTAAAGTAGGGGCGCACAGCTGTGCGCCCCTACCTAATTTTGTGCCCCTACCTAATTTTGCGCCCCTAGCAATTTTGTGTATTCCTACCAATTTTTATGAGGATTTCTCAAACTATACTTCACCACCTCGCGCTCGATTTCTGGGTGAACGTACTTTAATTCAAACTTTAACCCTGCTTTTTCCATCACCCGACTAGAAGCTCGATTTTCTGCCAATGCAGAAGATACGATGCACTGAGTCCCTAATTCGGCAAAGCTTTTTGTGACGAGGGCGCGAGAACCTTCAGTGGCATATCCTTTACCCCAAGAAACTCGACGCAAACGATAACCTAATTCGATTTCATCAGCATGGAAGAAATTTGAACTAACATTAAATTGACTATCTAATGCCGGTCGTAAATGAAACCAACCGATGAATTCTTGACTCGATTTTTCAATAGTTGCCCAAAATCCATAACCTGAATATTGTTGATAATATTGCATCCATTTGGGTAAAACATTATTTTGATAGTCTTCAGAACTTTTCTCTAGAGGTTTTCCTTCTTTAATCATCCCTAAATCTACATAACGGATAACTTCAATGTCACTATCTAAAGCTAATAAATGTTGAGCATCATCCGGCGTAAATTGACGGAGAACTAGTCTAGGAGTTTCCAAAAAAACTTTCATCAGAAATTTCACCATCGCTGCACTGCGCCTGCAACTAATAATTCTATTCTGTACAAGGCGTGTTCGCTCGTCATAAATAAAGTCTTACCGTCTTCCCCACCAAAGGCGAAATTAGAAATAGCGCTCGGGGTCAAAATTTTACCTAGTAGTAAACCTGTAGGAGAAAAAATGTGGACACCATCGCCGCAACCTACATAAATATTGCCATTAGTATCTACGTCAACCCCATCAGCTCCCCAATCATTATTATCAATTTGACAGAGTTTTTCTCCACTAGAAAGAGTTCCATCTGAGTTAACAGTAAATACCCAAATATAGCGATCGCCTGCTGCTGAGTTACCTACATATAGCTTGGTTTCATCTGGAGAAAAAGCAATGCCATTCGGCATACTCAAATCTTGAATAACTACAGTTAATTCTTGTGTTTTTGGAACGTAGCGAAATACGCCATTAAAATCTATCTCTTTAGTTCCATCACCCAAACCATAAGGTGGATCGGTAAACCAGATCGTCCCATCCGATTTAATTTCCAAGTCATTCGGTGAATTGAACCGCTGACCTTGAAAGCGATCGCATAAAATTGTCCGGCGATCGTCTTGATCTGTAATACTTATTGCCCGCGTTTCGTGTTCGCAAGTATAAAGATTACCCACAGAATCAAGCACATTGCCATTTGGCTGATAACTGGGTTTGCGGTAAGTGTGCAATCCTTGAGTTTTACTCCAAGATTTATGTTCGTTTGCCCCAGTATCGCTAAAAATAAGTTGCTGATGCTGCTTGTCCCAAACTGGTCCTTCACCAAAAAGCATTCCATCAGCAAGTTGGATCAATTCGATATTGGCTGCTAATATGCCTGAAATTCCAGTATTTTGGTTATTAGCGCTCATATTAGAGAGTAGTGAGTAGTAAGTAGAGAGTAGTGACTAGTGGCTAGACATAAAACTCCACCTACTTATCAACTACCATCTACCAACTACCAATTACCAATTACCATCTACCAATCTTAATCTTGCATTGCTAGCACCCCCGTTGGTAATGATGGCTTGAGTAATCCATTGAGTAAAGACGCTGGGCGATCGCCATAGGGCCAAGCAAAGGCATGGCGGAAGGCTGCATCTTGACAAGCTTGCAATTCGTCAAAGTCAATAATATCTAGCGTCAGCAGATTTTCATACTCAAATGGCAACCGGACGTTGTGCAATCCGGCGTTATCCGTGCAAATGGCAATATCTACCCCAGCATCCAAACAACGATCGAATACCAACTTCAACTGGCGCATGTCCTGTAGGGTTCCCGTCTTTAAATAAGTTGTGGGACAAACCTCTAAACATTGCTGCCTGCTGGCTAAATCTGGTAATAGTTCGGGATGCAGCAGGGGAATTTGGATACCGTGACCGATCCGCATCAGATAGGGCAACAGTTCGGGATAACAACCTGCGGGAGTTTCATATAAGTGTCCCGTGGTATTTAAACCAAGCGATCGCGCGTAGGCATACAATTGCACGAACTCTTCGAGGCGTTCTGCATAATGTCCATCGCCACCAGCGACATCCACAGCACAGACATATTCTCGTTTTTGGGCAGCCAAGTCCACAATTGCCCGATTTACCTCATAGGGTAGCCGCGAATGCATACACAAAATTTGGCTAGTGACAATCGGATATTCGGAAAGTTGGCTTGCTTTGCCTACCACGTCAACAATCTCCGCCATCTGTTCGATCCGTTGGGATTGAGTTAAATGCTCTGACGTGCGTAAATATGGCGTGTAGCGAATTTCTAAGTACGCCAAATTTTCAAAAATATACGCCCCACGAATCAAGCGATAGACAAAGTAAGGCAAAGTCTCAATTGTTTGCACGCTCTCAACTAAAGTGTGCAATTCTAAATACTCGTCCAACGTATTGCGGGGACGGGTGTAGAAATCTTCAAACGCAGCATAGTCAGCAAACCGCTCGATTTTGTCGTCAGCGTGACGCTGGAAGTAGCGCCAGAGTACGCGAGGTACGACCGAACCCCCCAAGTGGCGGTGCAATTCAGCGTATAGAGCCACAATACCTCTCTTAATTATTCTTAACAATATCTATGGTTATTATCAAAGATAGCAATTTTGTCCAGCAGTCGGAAGTTTGCTGGAATACTAGGAAGAAGTCGTAAGTCGCAATTACTAGCCACTGGTTCCACTAGCCACTAACCACTAGCCACTGATAGTTGACTGTGCAGGGTTTACGGCAGCCTCACGATGGTGAACCAAAAGTTTTCAATCGATTGCACGATTTTGACAAAGCGGTCAAAGTCAACTGGTTTGAT
This window of the Chroococcidiopsis thermalis PCC 7203 genome carries:
- a CDS encoding GNAT family N-acetyltransferase, producing MKVFLETPRLVLRQFTPDDAQHLLALDSDIEVIRYVDLGMIKEGKPLEKSSEDYQNNVLPKWMQYYQQYSGYGFWATIEKSSQEFIGWFHLRPALDSQFNVSSNFFHADEIELGYRLRRVSWGKGYATEGSRALVTKSFAELGTQCIVSSALAENRASSRVMEKAGLKFELKYVHPEIEREVVKYSLRNPHKNW
- a CDS encoding adenosine deaminase, whose amino-acid sequence is MALYAELHRHLGGSVVPRVLWRYFQRHADDKIERFADYAAFEDFYTRPRNTLDEYLELHTLVESVQTIETLPYFVYRLIRGAYIFENLAYLEIRYTPYLRTSEHLTQSQRIEQMAEIVDVVGKASQLSEYPIVTSQILCMHSRLPYEVNRAIVDLAAQKREYVCAVDVAGGDGHYAERLEEFVQLYAYARSLGLNTTGHLYETPAGCYPELLPYLMRIGHGIQIPLLHPELLPDLASRQQCLEVCPTTYLKTGTLQDMRQLKLVFDRCLDAGVDIAICTDNAGLHNVRLPFEYENLLTLDIIDFDELQACQDAAFRHAFAWPYGDRPASLLNGLLKPSLPTGVLAMQD
- a CDS encoding SAM-dependent methyltransferase — its product is MRRQRLFLLPIACIGIVGLGITGYSLTTQTNAQTQTIAQDTQAPLREPDVVYVPTPQETVDEMLKVAKVTKNDTLYDLGSGDGRIPITAVQKYQVKKAVGIDINPERIKEAKENAKKAGVTDRVTFLNQDLFKSDFSDATVVTLYLLPELNVKLRPQLFKQLKPGTRIVSHAFDMGDWKPEKTLQTPGGSTIYYWVIPKEIPKNLGDG
- a CDS encoding SMP-30/gluconolactonase/LRE family protein; translation: MSANNQNTGISGILAANIELIQLADGMLFGEGPVWDKQHQQLIFSDTGANEHKSWSKTQGLHTYRKPSYQPNGNVLDSVGNLYTCEHETRAISITDQDDRRTILCDRFQGQRFNSPNDLEIKSDGTIWFTDPPYGLGDGTKEIDFNGVFRYVPKTQELTVVIQDLSMPNGIAFSPDETKLYVGNSAAGDRYIWVFTVNSDGTLSSGEKLCQIDNNDWGADGVDVDTNGNIYVGCGDGVHIFSPTGLLLGKILTPSAISNFAFGGEDGKTLFMTSEHALYRIELLVAGAVQRW